A genomic window from Vitis riparia cultivar Riparia Gloire de Montpellier isolate 1030 chromosome 16, EGFV_Vit.rip_1.0, whole genome shotgun sequence includes:
- the LOC117933685 gene encoding uncharacterized protein LOC117933685: protein MEVYGKCMVAGPTNVIFLSSILGRDGPIPGHKCDWKCDNEHVCGNMYRCKLTGITHICDKNCNQRILYDNHSSLCRVSGQVFPFTPAEEQAVRGVRRKLDAENSPNDSCAFKRRRDAQFHPSPFERSFRAVGPICSQIGDGMDMS, encoded by the coding sequence ATGGAGGTATATGGAAAATGTATGGTAGCAGGGCCtacaaatgttatttttctgTCAAGTATTCTGGGCCGAGATGGGCCAATCCCGGGTCACAAATGCGACTGGAAATGTGACAATGAACATGTTTGCGGGAACATGTATCGCTGCAAACTTACAGGAATCACACACATCTGTGACAAAAACTGTAACCAGAGAATTCTGTATGATAACCATAGCTCACTTTGCAGAGTGAGCGGCCAAGTTTTTCCCTTTACGCCGGCAGAGGAACAGGCGGTGAGAGGTGTTCGGAGGAAGCTCGATGCAGAGAATTCCCCCAATGACAGCTGTGCTTTTAAGCGCAGACGGGATGCCCAATTTCATCCTTCTCCTTTTGAGAGATCCTTCCGTGCTGTTGGTCCAATCTGCAGTCAAATTGGAGATGGCATGGATATGAGCTAG